The window CGGCGTGACGGTAGGCGGGGGTTTCAACCCCCGACCGCCCGTTCCATGATGCTTCGGGGACACCAATGAACATGCAATCGCCCTGGCGTATCGCCGCTCAGATCAGCCCGGTCGAGCGGTCAGCGTCGGCGGTCTTCTCTCAGATTGACGACCCACCGGCCTCGGCGTGCGATCATGGCGCAGGCAAGGCTTGCGCGGGGAGGAGGCCAACGATGAGGCAGCACGGACGGGCCGCGCCGGCGAGTGCGGCAACGCTGGTTCGGCAGGAGACGGAGGCCGCCCACGCCTTCGAGCGCCGCATCCTGGCGCGCGTGCGCGAGAAGCGGCTCGCACGCGACGCTTCGCGCCAGCAGCAGCGCGAAGACTCACTGACGCTCGGTCAGCGCATCGCCGACTGGGTGGCCGAGACCATGGGCAGCTGGGGCTTCATCATCGTCCAGAGCGGTTTTCTGATCGTCTGGATCGCGCTGAACGTCGCTGGCTGGTTCAACGCCTGGGATCCGTACCCGTTCATCCTGCTCAACCTGATGCTGAGCTTCCAGGCAGCCTACTCCGCGCCGTTCATCATGATGAGCCAGAACCGGCAGGAGGCGCGCGACCGCGAGCGTGCCGAGCTGGACCTGCTGACGGACCTCAAGGCCGAGACGCTCATCGAAGAGCTGCACGGCAACCTGGAAGACCTCCGCCTGCGACGCTGGGCCGAGCTGTTGGAGATCCAGCAGCGGCAGATCGAACTGCTCAGCGACCTTCTGGAGAAGGCGACCGGCGGGCGATCCCCGGCGACGACAGGCGACGCCACCGGGGAGCCGAAGTCTCCTGGGGCCTAGACCGTCAGCACCACCTTGCCGCGCGCCCGCCGGTCGGCCATCTCGTTCAGCGCCGCCGTGCCCTGGTCGAAGCGGAACGCCGCGCCGACCACGGGGACGATCGCGCCGCTGGCGATCAGCTCGCGCACCCGCCCCATGACGATGGCGCGGCCGTTCTGCACCTGCTTGACGTAGCCGCTCAGGTACGACCCGACCACGTCCACGTTCTTCAGGAGCAGGCGATTGGCGGGGATCTGCGGGACGCTGCCGCCCGTAAACCCGATCACCACCCAGCGCCCGCCGTAGGCCAGCGCGCGGATCGTGTCGAGCATACGATCCCCGCCGACCGGGTCGAACACGATGTCCACGCCTCGGCCGTTGGTCAGCTCCAGCGCGGCGTCCTTCCACTCGCCGTCCGACCGGACGACGTGATCTGCCCCGGCCTCGCGGGCGGCGGCGGCCTTCTCCTCGCTCGACACCACGCCGATGACCGTCGCGCCGTTCGCCTTGGCGATCTGGATGACGGCCGTGCCGGTGCCGCCCGCCGCGCCGTGTACCAGTACGACCTCGCCAGCCTTGACCCGCCCGCGAATCTCCATAGCCACGATGGCCGTCTGGTAGTTGAAGAGCGCGCCCGCGCCCTGCTCGTAGGAGAGGGCGTCTGGCAGCTTCGTCAGCAAGGCTGCGTTGGCGTAGAGCCGCTCGGCAGCAGCGCCGGTCCCGCCGGTCATGCCGGCCACCCGGTCGCCGGCTGCGTACTCGGAGCCGGCCGGTGCGGAGACGACCTCGCCGGCGAACTCCTGCCCGATCACGTAGGGTGGCGTGGCCTTGTCCTGATACTGCCCGCGCGTCCGCAACAGGTCTGGGAAGCACAGCCCGACGGCCTTCACCGCGACCAGGATGCCGTCGCCCTCCGGCTCGGGCCGCTCGCCCAGCCGCACGCCCTCGGGGCCGGTCAGGTCGGTGACCTCGACAACCCGCATGGTCGTCCTCCTTCTGCACTGCGCTCGGGGGGCCGCCACTGACGATCCCGAGCCGTATGGTCCAGCGGGAGGATACCCCGTCCGCAACTCCTCACGGTGCGTAAGGGACCACGCCCGGCTGCCCTCCCGCCCGTCGCAGTCAGTGGGCCAGGCCGTAGTGCGCGTCCAGGTCGCGCTGGTAGGCGTCTACGGTCCCGTCGAGCACGTCGCCAAGTGTCACGGGCCGACCTGCCAGCGACGATTCGACGATGGCGAAGCTGGCGGCAAGGTCGCGCAGGCACTCGTCGCCGCTGGTCTCAGCAGGGCGGTTCTCGCGGATCGCAGCCAGCCAGTCGCCGATCAGCAGGCCGAACGGGTCCGACTGGCCCCGTGGAAAGACGCGCGCGGCGTCGGCTGCGCCGTGCCGCTCCCAGTGAGCGTCGAGCGTCGTCGGCTCCTGGCCGTCCAGTGTCAGCCGGTCGCCGTTCAGCGATCCGCGTGAGCCGAACACGGCCGGACCGGCCGGAATCAACGGCTCGCCGTGTCCCGCGAAGGAGTGCGACAGCTGGCCGATGGCCCCGCTCGCAAAGGTCGTCAGGGCCATGAACGCGTCGTCGGCGTCGGCCTCGGCCGTGTCGAGGATCTCGCCGCCAGCGTCGCGGAGGTAGCGGACCGGCTCCAGAATGCGTGCCAGTGCGGAGACCGTCTCGACCTCGCCGCAGAGCGCGCGCACGCGGTGGAAGACGTGTGGTCCGATGTCGAGCGACACGCCGCCCGCTCCGATCAGCCGCCGGTGTCGCCAGGAGGCGTTTCCGACCCACCGGTCAGGCGACCAGAGCCGTGTGCCGATGGACGGCCAGGAGAGCAGCTGCGGCGTCCCGAGGTCGCCCCGCCCCACAACCCAGGCCCCGAGCCGGGCCTGCCGGATGTAGCGGGCGTGCTCGGCCACGGCCAGTTGCCGGTTGGCGCGGTGGGCCGCCTGCACCATCATCCGTCCGGCCCGCATCGTGATCGCCAGGGGTTTCTCGACCAGCGCGTGCAGGCCGGCCTCCAGGCAGGCGACCACCTGTGAATGGTGCAGGCTGACCTCTGAGGTGATATCGACGGCGTCCACCAGGCCGGAGTCGAACATCGCCTGGACCTCCGAGAACAGGCGCGGCTGGATGTCGGTCTGGAAGTCGGACACGACGATGGGCTGCGTGTCCACGGCGTCCCCGTAGCGCCAGGGCGCGCGCGGTCGGTCCGGGTCAGCCGAGACCAGCAGCCGGGCGCGGTCCGGATCGCGCGAACAGATGGCGGTGATGCGGAAGTCGTCCACGCCGGCCGCGCGTAGCTCGGCGTACCCGAACAGGTGGGCCGGAACGATCCGACCTGCACCGATCAGCCCGATTCTCAGCGACACCATCGTCTCCCTGGGCAAGCATGGCCGCCGCCCCGCGGCCGCCACCGAGATGGTACTCCGTGAGCGCCAGATCGCCTCGCCTGTTTGCGGCCCTGCCGACCACACTCCTACCATCGTCCACGAGAAGGGGTGTGGGTGTCTCGGAATCACCACTCCAGAACGGATGTATCGACCATGAGCGCAGCCTCTGACGAGTTGATTGAGCGATATCGCACGCTCCCGCCGGCAACTATCGGTCACTTCACGGGCACCGAGATCCTGGACTCCGGGATCAAGCCGCTGTTCACGCCGCTCGCCGTCGTGGGGCGTGCGCGGACGGTCCGCATGCCGCGCGGCGACGCTTCGATGTCCCGCCCGGCGATTCAGTCGATCCAGCCGGGTGACGTGCTCATCATCGACCAGGATGGCGACGATCAGGTGTCCTGCTGGGGGGAGATGACCTCGCTGGCGGCCAAGATGAAGGGCTGCGTCGGCGTGATCATCGAGGGCTCGGCCACGGACTGGGCAGAGATCCGTGCCCAGCAGATGCCGACCTGGGCGCGGGCGGTGGTGGCGCGCATCGGCCACCGTCTGGATCGACCCGAGGGCGCGCTGCAGGTGCCAGTCAGCGTCGGCGGCGTGATCTGCAACCCTGGCGACCTGGTGGTGGCCGACGACAACGGCATCATCATCATGTCGGCTGAGCGGGCCGAGGAGCTGTATCAGATCTCCCGCGACTCGGAGGATCGCGCGCCGGGCGTCCGTCGCTGGCTGGAGGCCGGCGGCGATCTCGCGGAGCTGGCCGGCCTGAAAATCGATCAGATCGAGAAGCTGCTCGAAGAGCGCGGCTGGTAGGCAGCCAGCCCGCGCGGCGCGAGCAGACCGCCGCGCCGAACCACGCGCCCCCGCGCCTGATCGTCAGGCGCGGGGGCGCTTCCGTGTCCAGGCTGGCCGCCGACCCAGACACCATCTCCTGAAATTGCCCGGCACGTCTGCGGCGAAATCTTCGTTCTTTCGATGTGGTCGGGCCGTGGAGGGCTCGCCAGCGTCGCGCGGAGCGAAGGAGTGGGTGGATGGATCGACACGCGCTGTATCTCGGGCGTGAGTGGAACGTTGACCACGATCGGCGGGCGAAGGTCAGCAACGCCGAGCTGCGCTACGCCGTCCTCGGCGAAGGCGAGCCGATCCTCTGCATCCATGGGACGAGTATTGCCGACAGTCTGATCACCCCGTTGAAGTTCTACCCGCCGCTCTTCGAAGAGTATCAGCTGATCTCCTACTACCGGGCCGGCTACAACGGCAGCACCCTGGAGAAGCCGACGCTCAGCATCGAAGAGGGTGCCGAGCACGCGAAGCAGCTGCTCGATCACCTGGGCATCGAGAAGGCCCACATCCTGGCGTTTTCGTTCGGCGGCGTCCTGGGCTTCCAGTTCATGCTCTCCTATCCCGAGCGCGCACACACCGCGACGCTGCTGGAGCCGTACCTGCCTCGCGAGGCCGAGGACGCCGTCAAGGCGAACATCGACGCCTACATGAGCGCGATGGAGCTGTATCAACAGGGCGACAAGCTCGGGGCCGGCCTTCGTTACATGGAGGCTGTCTGCGGCCCGCGCTTCCTGAGCGCCGTCGAGATGACCGGGCCGCTGAACGTCTGGGATCGCGTGGCCGAGAGCATCGAGACGACCTTCGAGGTGGACTTCCCCGCGGTCTCCCAGTGGGGCTTCCGGATGTCGAAGGCCGACGAGCAGGTCAAGCAGAAGCCAACCATGCCGGTGCTGGCCGTGATGGGCCTCGACAGCGAAGCGGCCATGCCGGGCTTCCGCGAGACGCAGCGCTTCCTGATGAACTGGCTGCCACACGCCCATCGCGCCGGGATTCAGGGCGCCACCCACGGCATGCAGAGCATGAACCCGGTCGCCGTGGCCGAGGCCGTTCACGCCTTTGTGAAACAGCACCCGATGCGCTGACGAGCGGCATCGCATACCGCGTCGTGCAAGGACGCACGACCCCAGAAGCATCCCGCTCAGCGACCGTTCGCGCGGGTTCGCTTCGAATGGCCAGATTGCACGCACCGCCATCAACGGAAGGAATGTGGGCATGCCTGAGTATCGCGCCGACTACGTGATTGTCGGTTCTGGAACGGCCGGTTCGATCCTGGCCGGACGCTTGAGCGAAGACCCGAGCGTCTCGGTGCTGCTGCTCGAATTTGGCGGCATGGACAGCAACCCCGCCATCTACGAGAAGCCGCTGACCTCGATGTTCAGCCTCTGGGATCCGAAGGGTGCGGAGAACTGGGGCTACGCCACCGCGCCTCAGCCCGGCCTGGACGGTCGCGGCATCGACATCGCGCGCGGCAAGGTGCTGGGTGGATCGAGCGCCGTCAACGCGATGATCTACGTGCGGGGCAACCGGCGCGACTTCGACAGCTGGGCGTCGCTGGGTGTTGAGGGCCTCAGCTACGACGAGGTGCTGCCCTTCTTCAAGAAGTCCGAGCAGTTCCACGGTGCGCCATCGGACTATCACGGCACCGACGGCCCGCTCTCGATCATCGACTACCTGGCCCCGTCGTCGGTCGGGCACGCGTTCATCGAGGCTGCCGCCGAGCTGGGCGCGACGTTCAAGGGCAACGACTACAACGGCGCACACCAGGACGCCGGTGCGAGCTTCTACCAGTCAACGCGCACGCCAGACGGCGTCCGGGTGACAGCATCCTCGGCGTTTGTGACGCCGAACCTCGAACGGCCCAACTTGAAGCTGGTCACCGGCGCTCGCGCCACCCGGCTGCTGCTGGACGGCACGAAGGCGACGGGCGTCGAGATCGCCACGGCGGACGGTGTCCAGTCGGTCAGTGCCAACCGCGAGGTCATCGTGGCGGCCGGCGCGTTCGAGTCGCCGAAGCTGTTGATGCTCTCGGGGATCGGGCCGGCCGACCATCTGCGGAGCGTCGGCATCTCGGTCGTGCAGGATCTGCCGGGCGTTGGACAGAACCTCCAGGATCACCTGCTGCTCGGCGTGGCCTACGAGTGCACCGAGCCGCTGAACCCGCCGGAGATGCTGGCCGAGGCGGCGCTGTTCACCTACACCGGTGTCAACTCGCGAGACGCCTCGCCGGACCTGCAGTACTTCTTCGGGCCGGTCCAGTTTGTCGCGCCGGAGTACATGACGGACGGTCCGGGCTTCACCTTCGCGCCGATTGTCGCGCAGCCGCTCAGCCGGGGCAGCGTGACGCTCGCGTCAACGGACCCGACGGCCCTGGCGAAGGTCGATCCGCGGTACCTGACCCGTGAGGAGGACGTGGCCGTCTTCGAGTACGGCATCCGCTACGCCCGTGAGCTGGTCCAGACCAGCGCGTTCAGCAAGCTGCGCGGCCGGGAACTGGCGCCCGGGCCAGACGTGACCAGCAGCAACGGTCTCCGCGCGTACATCCGCAAGAGCGCCAGCACCGTCTGGCATCCGGCCTGTACCTGCCGCATGGGCAGCGGGCCGGACGCCGTGTTGGACTCCCAGTTCAAGGTCTACGGCCTGGACGGGCTGCGCGTCGTGGATGCGTCGTCCCTGCCGAAGCTCGTGAATGGCAACCCGAACGCCGCGATCATGATGCTGGCCGAGAAGGCCGCCGACCTGATCCGCGCCACCGCGTAGTGCGCCTCTCGTCCGCCCGGCCTAGCCCGCACACGGCGGGCCGGGCGCCACGTCTCCCACTGGAAAGGTGACGCATGTCCCAGGCACGTGCTCTCGACTTCATGTTGGCGCTCAACTGCAGCCCCAGCATGCTCGCCCGCTATGAAGGCCGGAACCTCTCGCAGGTGCTCTTTCATGCCAAGAATGACGGCTACGTCTTCTCGGCTGATGACCTCGCGGATGTGGCCGGCAAGCTCGAAGCCAGCGTGATCTTGAGCAAAGATCAGGAGCAGTTCGACGAGACCAGCCACCTGTGGCGTCGCATGTGGGGCCGCCGCCATCTCGGCTACCTCGTCGAACATGTGATCCGCCGCCATTCCGAGTCCGAGCTGCGCGATCTGATCGGAAGGGGCGGGTGGGCCTGATGAGCAAGCGCAACGTCATCAGCTTCATGCGCGG is drawn from Chloroflexota bacterium and contains these coding sequences:
- a CDS encoding DUF1003 domain-containing protein; its protein translation is MRQHGRAAPASAATLVRQETEAAHAFERRILARVREKRLARDASRQQQREDSLTLGQRIADWVAETMGSWGFIIVQSGFLIVWIALNVAGWFNAWDPYPFILLNLMLSFQAAYSAPFIMMSQNRQEARDRERAELDLLTDLKAETLIEELHGNLEDLRLRRWAELLEIQQRQIELLSDLLEKATGGRSPATTGDATGEPKSPGA
- a CDS encoding NADPH:quinone oxidoreductase family protein, translating into MRVVEVTDLTGPEGVRLGERPEPEGDGILVAVKAVGLCFPDLLRTRGQYQDKATPPYVIGQEFAGEVVSAPAGSEYAAGDRVAGMTGGTGAAAERLYANAALLTKLPDALSYEQGAGALFNYQTAIVAMEIRGRVKAGEVVLVHGAAGGTGTAVIQIAKANGATVIGVVSSEEKAAAAREAGADHVVRSDGEWKDAALELTNGRGVDIVFDPVGGDRMLDTIRALAYGGRWVVIGFTGGSVPQIPANRLLLKNVDVVGSYLSGYVKQVQNGRAIVMGRVRELIASGAIVPVVGAAFRFDQGTAALNEMADRRARGKVVLTV
- a CDS encoding Gfo/Idh/MocA family oxidoreductase — protein: MVSLRIGLIGAGRIVPAHLFGYAELRAAGVDDFRITAICSRDPDRARLLVSADPDRPRAPWRYGDAVDTQPIVVSDFQTDIQPRLFSEVQAMFDSGLVDAVDITSEVSLHHSQVVACLEAGLHALVEKPLAITMRAGRMMVQAAHRANRQLAVAEHARYIRQARLGAWVVGRGDLGTPQLLSWPSIGTRLWSPDRWVGNASWRHRRLIGAGGVSLDIGPHVFHRVRALCGEVETVSALARILEPVRYLRDAGGEILDTAEADADDAFMALTTFASGAIGQLSHSFAGHGEPLIPAGPAVFGSRGSLNGDRLTLDGQEPTTLDAHWERHGAADAARVFPRGQSDPFGLLIGDWLAAIRENRPAETSGDECLRDLAASFAIVESSLAGRPVTLGDVLDGTVDAYQRDLDAHYGLAH
- a CDS encoding RraA family protein — its product is MSAASDELIERYRTLPPATIGHFTGTEILDSGIKPLFTPLAVVGRARTVRMPRGDASMSRPAIQSIQPGDVLIIDQDGDDQVSCWGEMTSLAAKMKGCVGVIIEGSATDWAEIRAQQMPTWARAVVARIGHRLDRPEGALQVPVSVGGVICNPGDLVVADDNGIIIMSAERAEELYQISRDSEDRAPGVRRWLEAGGDLAELAGLKIDQIEKLLEERGW
- a CDS encoding alpha/beta hydrolase, with product MYLGREWNVDHDRRAKVSNAELRYAVLGEGEPILCIHGTSIADSLITPLKFYPPLFEEYQLISYYRAGYNGSTLEKPTLSIEEGAEHAKQLLDHLGIEKAHILAFSFGGVLGFQFMLSYPERAHTATLLEPYLPREAEDAVKANIDAYMSAMELYQQGDKLGAGLRYMEAVCGPRFLSAVEMTGPLNVWDRVAESIETTFEVDFPAVSQWGFRMSKADEQVKQKPTMPVLAVMGLDSEAAMPGFRETQRFLMNWLPHAHRAGIQGATHGMQSMNPVAVAEAVHAFVKQHPMR
- a CDS encoding GMC family oxidoreductase N-terminal domain-containing protein is translated as MPEYRADYVIVGSGTAGSILAGRLSEDPSVSVLLLEFGGMDSNPAIYEKPLTSMFSLWDPKGAENWGYATAPQPGLDGRGIDIARGKVLGGSSAVNAMIYVRGNRRDFDSWASLGVEGLSYDEVLPFFKKSEQFHGAPSDYHGTDGPLSIIDYLAPSSVGHAFIEAAAELGATFKGNDYNGAHQDAGASFYQSTRTPDGVRVTASSAFVTPNLERPNLKLVTGARATRLLLDGTKATGVEIATADGVQSVSANREVIVAAGAFESPKLLMLSGIGPADHLRSVGISVVQDLPGVGQNLQDHLLLGVAYECTEPLNPPEMLAEAALFTYTGVNSRDASPDLQYFFGPVQFVAPEYMTDGPGFTFAPIVAQPLSRGSVTLASTDPTALAKVDPRYLTREEDVAVFEYGIRYARELVQTSAFSKLRGRELAPGPDVTSSNGLRAYIRKSASTVWHPACTCRMGSGPDAVLDSQFKVYGLDGLRVVDASSLPKLVNGNPNAAIMMLAEKAADLIRATA